One genomic region from Flagellimonas oceani encodes:
- a CDS encoding glutaminyl-peptide cyclotransferase: MGKLLSISGALLFFLACGGSADPAKHFSIQLENKAIQQNQKVGVALKNKKDIEISDLHYYLDGKELAVENGKLTLDVPTLGNKTLVAKFKIEEKTVEVEKDLRLLAATAPEVFTYEIINSYPHDTGAYTQGLEFYGDTLFESTGKRGASTVRKVNFETGEILQQIDMDASVFGEGITIINDKLYQLTWQSGMGFVYDISNLEKIKNFTYGKSREGWGLCNDGDKIFKSDGTEKIWFLDPETLEEQGYIETATNKSIFNMANELEYVDGKIYANVYQKESMMIIDATSGAIEGVINFGGLKNKVKKGPNWDEGNSVLNGVAYHPERKTFFVTGKNWDTLFEVKIRKKE; this comes from the coding sequence ATGGGCAAACTTTTATCCATATCAGGGGCATTGCTCTTCTTTTTGGCATGCGGGGGAAGTGCCGACCCGGCCAAGCATTTTTCCATTCAACTGGAAAACAAGGCCATACAGCAAAACCAAAAGGTAGGTGTAGCGCTGAAGAACAAAAAGGACATCGAAATTTCCGATCTACATTATTATTTGGATGGAAAGGAACTCGCCGTTGAAAATGGAAAATTGACCTTGGATGTGCCAACTTTGGGCAACAAAACATTGGTGGCCAAGTTTAAAATCGAGGAAAAAACAGTGGAGGTTGAAAAGGATTTGAGATTATTGGCCGCCACTGCCCCAGAAGTATTCACCTACGAGATCATCAATAGTTATCCACACGATACGGGTGCTTACACCCAAGGCTTGGAGTTTTATGGAGATACACTGTTCGAAAGCACCGGTAAACGCGGTGCCTCTACCGTTAGAAAGGTGAATTTTGAAACGGGCGAGATCCTTCAGCAAATTGACATGGATGCCTCCGTGTTCGGTGAGGGCATTACCATAATAAACGACAAATTATATCAACTTACATGGCAAAGTGGGATGGGTTTTGTTTATGACATCTCCAATTTAGAAAAGATCAAAAACTTTACCTATGGTAAAAGTCGCGAGGGATGGGGCCTTTGCAACGATGGCGATAAAATCTTCAAAAGCGACGGGACCGAGAAGATATGGTTCCTTGACCCGGAAACCTTGGAAGAACAAGGCTATATTGAAACGGCCACCAACAAATCCATTTTTAACATGGCCAACGAGTTGGAGTACGTTGATGGCAAGATCTACGCCAACGTCTACCAAAAGGAAAGCATGATGATCATCGATGCCACATCAGGGGCCATTGAAGGGGTCATCAACTTTGGCGGACTCAAGAACAAGGTAAAAAAAGGCCCTAATTGGGACGAGGGAAACTCCGTACTCAATGGAGTGGCCTATCATCCAGAAAGAAAAACCTTTTTTGTCACCGGCAAAAACTGGGATACCCTTTTTGAGGTCAAAATCCGTAAAAAAGAGTAA
- a CDS encoding acyl-CoA thioesterase, producing MKTYSEAFDVIPNDLDDLNHVNNIRYVEWIQDISKKHWTHVTSDEVQKSLIWVVRNHNITYHKSAVLGNTILMHTYIAKNKGPISTRIVEIKNKETDELLVKAITEWCLLDAKTFRPKRVPEEIEALFMQ from the coding sequence ATGAAGACCTATTCCGAAGCTTTTGATGTTATCCCGAACGATTTGGATGACCTGAACCACGTAAACAATATTAGGTATGTGGAATGGATTCAGGACATTTCCAAAAAACATTGGACACACGTTACCTCCGACGAGGTACAAAAATCCTTGATTTGGGTGGTTAGAAACCATAATATCACTTACCATAAATCCGCCGTGTTGGGCAACACCATATTAATGCACACTTACATAGCGAAAAATAAAGGACCAATTTCCACTCGCATCGTAGAAATCAAGAACAAAGAAACGGACGAACTATTGGTGAAAGCCATTACGGAATGGTGTCTATTGGATGCCAAAACCTTTCGGCCCAAACGGGTTCCGGAAGAAATTGAAGCTCTTTTTATGCAGTAA
- a CDS encoding LytR/AlgR family response regulator transcription factor, which translates to MEYTYNIIDPDATSKLQLQLYLDEYDDLVSAGVDTNASAGLNSILKYNPDLVLINLGEDGMDYFQMVTELNQYMQTLPIIIGYAKTKKYAYNAIKSGFFDYWILPHNEFDIRKTILRLRKLYPQQDAPSTICLKSYKDYRYLDTKNILYLKSDNNTTDFYMKDGTVISAFKTLKSFEEKLPKDFIRVHQSYILNSRYVSRINYGKSICSLNHGEEEELPFSKTYKDKVDQLKEMLSKTTSKALN; encoded by the coding sequence ATGGAATACACCTACAACATAATCGACCCCGATGCGACCTCAAAGCTTCAGTTGCAGCTTTATTTGGATGAGTATGACGATTTGGTGAGTGCCGGAGTGGACACGAATGCTTCCGCCGGTCTCAATTCCATTTTAAAATACAACCCGGATCTGGTGCTCATCAACCTTGGTGAAGATGGCATGGATTACTTTCAGATGGTTACCGAGCTGAACCAGTACATGCAAACGCTACCTATTATAATAGGATATGCCAAAACCAAAAAGTACGCCTATAACGCAATTAAAAGCGGTTTTTTTGATTATTGGATCTTGCCCCATAACGAATTCGACATCCGGAAGACGATACTTCGCTTAAGAAAACTGTACCCACAGCAGGACGCACCGTCCACGATTTGTTTAAAGTCCTACAAGGACTACCGGTATTTGGACACCAAAAACATCCTATACCTTAAATCCGACAACAACACCACGGATTTTTATATGAAGGATGGAACCGTGATCAGTGCCTTTAAGACCTTGAAATCTTTTGAGGAAAAACTCCCCAAGGATTTTATACGGGTCCACCAGAGCTATATCCTCAACAGTCGTTATGTTTCCCGTATCAATTACGGAAAGTCCATTTGCAGTCTCAACCATGGCGAAGAGGAAGAACTGCCCTTTTCCAAGACCTATAAGGACAAGGTAGACCAATTAAAGGAAATGCTCTCCAAAACGACCTCAAAGGCCCTTAATTAG
- a CDS encoding tetratricopeptide repeat-containing sensor histidine kinase: MKNGTFILLILIVLGCSRQKPKPEVASRSEVDTIQRLLDIAKTAKELSLEDRKAYLRDAEAKVLAMPQDTTQLEQLSQVSLAYMKLRDSLGFRKSNAELLKLSEEVGATKILGYSYWDLATFMESKGVMDSAFFHYKKALDNFEELPKDSTSQSLKARMFYGMARVQDSYKDYLGGEISASAAIKIFDELDDNYRLYNTYNILGILANGMGDKEKSLSSYNKAKEYLKKSNIKNKNELIWQNQNNIASVYLNSGDYVKAKQAYQDMLADQGLKEESPGLHEKALGSLAYSILKVDGDTEQAEKLLKEAFDINTQTGDLYDKARLHYFYAEVLAAKKDTTQAIAQANESFAIAQETYNNDRSLDALKLLTKLDTAKASDYAEEYYQLNEIISEEERTKRDKFARIRLETDEIIEENQILTKEKQVWVYSAILLLIFGIGFITMVSLYVNNNQLKFKQRQQESNQEIYNLLLSQQGKFEEGKKLEQKRISEELHDGILGEMLGIRLILSGLNERNDPASVQQRSALIEKLQNLEEEIRTISHELNHSAYEKFHNFIVSLKNMIGEIEQSSGIMCNFTYDTELYWDDLLGDIKINAYRIIQESLKNCVKHAKSEHVSISFHAMEDMLKLTITDDGVGFDINKKKKGIGLRNIISRVKKIKGTLDIDSKRGKGTTIKILIPAKYTDVKIPDEPKLVNA, encoded by the coding sequence TTGAAAAACGGAACCTTTATACTGCTAATCTTAATTGTTTTGGGGTGCTCCCGGCAAAAACCCAAACCGGAAGTTGCATCCCGCTCTGAGGTAGATACTATCCAAAGACTGTTGGATATTGCCAAAACCGCCAAAGAATTGTCCCTCGAAGACCGGAAAGCTTATTTAAGGGATGCAGAAGCCAAGGTGTTGGCAATGCCACAGGATACCACCCAACTGGAACAGCTCTCGCAGGTCTCACTGGCCTATATGAAATTGAGGGACTCTTTGGGCTTTAGAAAATCGAACGCCGAACTCTTAAAATTATCGGAAGAGGTAGGTGCCACTAAAATATTGGGATATTCCTATTGGGACCTTGCCACCTTTATGGAAAGCAAAGGGGTTATGGACAGTGCTTTTTTTCATTACAAAAAAGCACTGGATAATTTTGAGGAATTGCCCAAAGATTCCACCTCACAATCCCTTAAAGCTAGAATGTTTTACGGCATGGCGCGGGTTCAGGATTCGTATAAAGATTACTTAGGCGGAGAAATCAGCGCCTCCGCCGCCATAAAAATTTTTGATGAGCTTGATGACAATTACAGGCTTTACAATACCTATAATATTTTAGGTATTCTGGCAAATGGTATGGGTGACAAAGAAAAATCACTGAGCTCATACAATAAAGCCAAAGAATACCTTAAAAAATCAAACATTAAAAACAAAAATGAACTGATTTGGCAAAATCAAAACAATATCGCCAGTGTTTATCTTAATTCAGGTGATTATGTAAAAGCTAAACAAGCTTATCAAGATATGCTAGCTGATCAAGGTTTAAAAGAGGAATCACCAGGGTTACATGAAAAAGCCTTAGGAAGCTTAGCGTATTCCATTCTCAAGGTTGACGGCGATACCGAACAAGCAGAAAAACTTTTAAAAGAAGCGTTCGACATCAATACCCAAACCGGAGACCTCTACGACAAGGCCCGGCTCCATTATTTTTATGCCGAAGTGTTGGCCGCCAAAAAAGATACCACACAGGCCATTGCACAGGCCAATGAGTCCTTCGCCATAGCCCAGGAAACCTACAACAACGACCGGTCCTTGGACGCTCTAAAATTATTGACGAAGCTGGATACCGCCAAAGCGTCCGACTATGCAGAGGAGTACTACCAATTGAACGAAATTATCAGTGAGGAAGAACGTACCAAAAGGGACAAATTTGCACGGATACGGCTGGAAACCGACGAAATTATAGAGGAAAACCAAATCCTGACCAAAGAAAAGCAGGTGTGGGTGTACTCGGCCATATTGTTGTTGATTTTTGGTATTGGTTTTATAACCATGGTTTCCCTGTACGTGAACAACAACCAGTTAAAGTTTAAACAGCGGCAACAGGAAAGCAACCAAGAAATCTACAACCTTTTGCTTTCCCAACAAGGAAAGTTCGAAGAGGGCAAAAAACTGGAACAAAAACGGATTTCCGAGGAACTGCACGATGGTATTTTGGGCGAAATGCTGGGAATACGATTAATTTTGAGCGGCCTAAACGAACGAAACGACCCTGCCTCCGTGCAGCAGCGGTCGGCCCTCATAGAAAAATTGCAGAACTTGGAAGAAGAAATCAGGACCATTTCCCACGAACTGAACCACTCCGCATACGAAAAATTTCATAATTTTATTGTGTCCCTCAAAAACATGATAGGTGAAATTGAACAATCCTCTGGCATAATGTGCAACTTTACGTATGATACGGAACTATATTGGGACGATTTGCTGGGGGATATCAAGATCAATGCGTACAGGATTATTCAAGAATCATTGAAAAATTGTGTAAAACACGCTAAAAGCGAGCATGTTTCCATTTCGTTTCATGCCATGGAGGATATGCTAAAGTTGACCATCACCGATGATGGTGTCGGTTTCGACATCAATAAAAAGAAAAAAGGAATTGGATTGAGAAACATTATTT